In Candidatus Woesearchaeota archaeon, the DNA window GAGCGGGTTTCACATTCACATGGCGACCCAGCGATATCAGGAAGCTGGGTTTAGGGAAGAAGGCTTTGCTGAAAAGTGTATTAAATATAATGATTGGAAAGCTGCTCTCGATTTAATGCTTAAAGAGAATAACTTTATTTTTGAAGTAGACAAAGAACAAAAAAGGCTGAATTAAAATGAACAATGAAACAATCTTAAAACAATTCAAAGAGAAAGTTTCAGAGAAGATTTATTTAGAACCACGGGGAGTGGGTAGATTTTCTATTAAAAATCCTTACATTTTTGAAGATGGAGATAATTTAGTAATGGTATTAAAGTATGAATCTGAAAAGAAAAGATGGATAATTAGCGATGAAGGACATACATTTTTACATCTTAGCTATTTTATGGATGATAAAGATTTTTCTAAAGGCACCAGAGAAGAAATAATTAATAAAACTAAAAAAATGTTTAATATTTATGAGAGTAATGGGGAGATGTATATAGTTGTAGAGAAAAATGAGTTTGGAGATGCTTTATACTGCTTTGTTCAGTGCCTTCTAAAAATAACAGACATTACTTAT includes these proteins:
- a CDS encoding DUF1828 domain-containing protein; this encodes MNNETILKQFKEKVSEKIYLEPRGVGRFSIKNPYIFEDGDNLVMVLKYESEKKRWIISDEGHTFLHLSYFMDDKDFSKGTREEIINKTKKMFNIYESNGEMYIVVEKNEFGDALYCFVQCLLKITDITYLEPIPLD